Proteins encoded in a region of the Micromonas commoda chromosome 10, complete sequence genome:
- a CDS encoding predicted protein, with protein sequence APAASGGALALGASTGASGGLFGSAASAATTASSGLFGAAPSSSGAAAASSGGFSFGAAAPASSAGAAATGAATAPASTTAGGLFGSAPASSAPAGGLFGSAAAASSTPAAASSGGFSFGAASAPATGAAAGDATKPAGASTPASVGGLFGGAGTAAGTTAGTAAGSAPASSSAAGGLFGSAAATTTAAAGASAGTSLAQGTSLAQGTSLAGTSLADSKDANADLAADKPSQLTTKVGLSAHLQALARMPSTLVPERELMAIAKAYNADPNNPDFRFRHFFHNVTEPHHRVRPPGVDELKWRNLLEDVGGEHNAAGLWPVPGDGFKCLAERAAVQDAELANQREYLKAVQDRARDIERFRGAQLAERVQRVAKTHAELSHRLLRVMRKLEGAEGEYHAQQGGGGSELASGKGGSYPYPRSAPAQEGLNEHERELAARLRKLQGALGKSANSLPRRVDAIAAAQRAEKAADAADGARRRPAVGSAFSDENGGLQVANRSPGEAIVGTPKDSLGIRGDGIDDGTHAAPVDEAAAQAFDKIIAEQQEATRHLAEILRNDMRDIAVLQRERGEEVAKAAKGRKFYQSYW encoded by the coding sequence gcgccggcggcgtccggcggcgcgctcgccctcggcgcgtcgaccgggGCGTCTGGCGGGCTTttcggctcggcggcgtcggcggcgacgacggcttcgagCGGCCTCTttggcgcggcgccgtcctcctccggcgccgccgccgcctcgagcggcggcttcagcttcggcgccgccgcgcccgcgagctccgccggcgccgccgcgaccggcgccgcgaccgcgccggcgtcgacaaCCGCGGGTGGGCTCTTCGGCTccgcacccgcgtcgtcggcgcccgcgggcggtCTCTTCggctcagccgccgccgcgtcgtcgacacccgcggcggcgtcgtcgggagGGTTcagcttcggcgccgcgagcgcccccgcgacgggcgctgcggcgggcgacgcgaccaagccggcgggggcgtcgactccggcgtccgtcggcggtttgtttggcggcgccgggacggcggcggggacgactgCGGGGACGGCTGCGGgttccgcccccgcgtcctcctcggcggcgggcgggctcttcggctccgccgccgcgacgaccacggccgccgcgggtgcctcgGCGGGAACTTCCTTGGCGCAAGGAACTTCCTTGGCGCAAGGAACTTCCTTGGCGGGAACTTCCTTGGCGGATTCGAAGGACGCCaacgcggacctcgcggcggacaaGCCGTCGCAGCTCACCACCAAGGTGGGACTCAGCGCCCACctgcaggcgctcgcgcgcatgCCGAGCACCCTGGttcccgagcgcgagctgatGGCCATCGCCAAGGCGTACAACGCGGATCCCAACAATCCGGATTTTCGATTCCGGCACTTTTTTCACAACGTGACGGAGCCCCACCACCGCGTCAGGCCCcccggcgtggacgagctcaagTGGCGAAACctgctcgaggacgtcggcggcgagcacaaCGCGGCCGGCCTGTGGCCCGTTCCCGGCGACGGGTTCAAGtgcctcgccgagcgagccgccgtgcaggacgccgagctcgccaaccAGCGAGAGTACCTCAAGGCTGTGCAGGACCGAGCGAGGGATATCGAACGGTTCAGgggcgcgcagctcgccgagagggtgcagcgcgtcgcgaagaCGCACGCGGAGCTGTCGCACCGGCTCCTGCGCGTGATGCGGAAGctggagggcgccgagggcgagtaCCACGCGCAGCAAGGGGGCGGGGGCTCGGAGCTCGCGTCTGGGAAGGGCGGGTCCTATCCCTACCCCaggtcggcgccggcgcagGAGGGACTCaacgagcacgagcgcgagctcgccgctcgcctgCGCAAGCTGCAGGGCGCCCTCGGTAAGAGCGCCAACTCCCTGCCGCGCAGggtggacgccatcgccgcggcgcaacgggcggagaaggcggcggacgcggcggatggagCCAGGCGGAGACCCGCGGTTGGATCTGCGTTTTCGGATGAAAACGGGGGCCTCCAAGTCGCCAACAGGTCGCCCGGGGAGGCGATCGTCGGAACCCCGAAGGACTCCCTGGGCATTAGGGGAGACGGGATCGACGACgggacgcacgcggcgccggtggacgaggcTGCGGCGCAGGCGTTTGACAAGATCATCGCGGAGCAGCAGGAGGCGACTAGGCACCTCGCCGAAATTTTGCGCAACGACATGCGAGACATCGCGGTTCTGCAGCGAGAGCGCGGAGAGGAAgtcgccaaggctgcgaagGGGAGGAAGTTTTACCAGTCGTATTGGTGA
- a CDS encoding predicted protein translates to MRASLPELRAGCQRFAGRAEEISRARALNRRTLAAQGTLLDLLETPTLQETCLRHGNYDEALDLEAHVEKLAALHATDVPVVAELAEGSKRSSRVMLRQLLTRLRGAIQLPECLRIVGYLRRMSALDEVGLRRTFLRCREGHVADAVADLDDGNAYEYLKRLTDLHRVHLFDVVMQYRAIFGDGADADEDDGTGAEGAEGAEGADGGLLYGWSAHRVGEYLALVEKTLPRIDEGGALASVMEHCGYCGGSLARVGLDFRPMLPPLFADAARGIFTRAMDTAAGEFERTVETHRWATAPSSAAARAKERERDGGDGDNISAPPYALLEHVPVAALTNGILAALNDLRHCALPQLRQPLADELRACVERCAHALMRVEARRFGRSPGEEDPDAGTRAAFTGACRALAEVAAPYLEGCYGRVFRGGEKLVDVRGAVAGLKSSIVSAGLRGLG, encoded by the coding sequence atgcgcgcgtcgtTACCGGAGCTGCGCGCGGGATGCCAGAGGTTCGCgggccgcgccgaggagatctcgcgcgcgagggcgctcaaCCGAcggaccctcgcggcgcagggcaCGCTCCTCGATCTCCTGGAGACGCCCACGCTGCAGGAGACGTGCCTGCGTCACGGCAActacgacgaggcgctcgatcTCGAGGCGCACGTCGAGAAATTAGCGGCGCTGCACGCGACCGAcgttcccgtcgtcgccgagctcgcggaggggTCCAAgcgatcgtcgcgggtgATGCTCAGGCAACTCCTCACCAGGCTCAGGGGCGCCATCCAGCTCCCGGAGTGCCTCCGCATCGTGGGCTACCTCCGGCGGAtgagcgcgctcgacgaggtggGACTCAGGCGCACGTTCCTGCGATGTCGAGAGggccacgtcgccgacgccgtcgccgacctcgacgacggcaacGCGTACGAGTACCTCAAGCGACTCACCGATCTGCACAGGGTGCAcctcttcgacgtcgtcatgCAGTACCGCGCCatcttcggcgacggcgcggatgccgacgaggacgacggcacgggtgccgagggtgccgagggtgccgagggtgccgacggcgggCTCCTGTACGGCTGGAGCGCGCACAGGGTCGGCGAGTACCTCGCGCTGGTGGAGAAGACGCTGCCGCGaatcgacgagggcggcgcgctcgcgtccgtcatGGAGCACTGCGGATACTGCGGCGGCTCCCTCGCGAGGGTTGGGTTGGACTTTCGGCCGATGCTTCCGCCCCtcttcgcggacgccgcgaggggtatcttcacgcgcgcgatggacaccgcggcgggggagttCGAGCGGACGGTGGAGACGCAcaggtgggcgacggcgccttcgtccgcggcggcgagggccaaggaacgggagcgcgacggcggcgacggcgataaCATTTCCGCGCCCCCTTACGCGTTACTCGAgcacgtccccgtcgccgcgctcacgaacgggatcctcgccgcgctgaacgaCCTCAGGCACTGCGCGCTCCCGCAGCTGCGGCAGCCGTTGGCGGATGAGCTGAGGGCGTGCGTCGAGCGATGCGCGCACGCGTTGATGCGGGTGGAGGCGCGACGGTTTGGACGAAgccccggcgaggaggacccggacgcgggtacccgcgcggcgttcacGGGGGCGTGcagggcgctggcggaggtggcggcgccgtACCTGGAGGGATGCTACGGGCGGGTGTTCAGGGGTGGAGAGAAGCTGGTGGACGTTCGGGGTGCGGTGGCGGGGCTTAAGAGTTCCATCGTCTCAGCCGGGCTTCGGGGTTTGGGGTAA
- a CDS encoding predicted protein (Encodes a protein with hydroxyproline-rich glycoprotein (HRGP) motifs) has protein sequence MSSSAGLASRVATPAALRGSDRERGRRDRRSCVVVKARRGVSSLSGEPYDRRGDVRRPDLPRLDAGPPLVDSPARYADDSDLASASGDVVTTMWLPMRDMGLGDAGTDVGMLQEAFGLPATGVYDKNTSRKIAQWQAANNLPRSGYFGAASREVFARSAQMQMRRVVVTSETYGTGAATHPVERPRRAPTTNIRVTVGVDPVGASGATRPPPHQGVASLLGWSLGFTAIATGAIKIRDGVKRSASRKKTDLGYYASRRAAAQLAGAPRRTTTSDEDDVGYDFNRRFTDQTPKRRPDAVVARASSSRHTPVSGDYSTFGHTADGRARRGAGAGAGGGAGGGAAVSERPRQSAPERRGGSEGSAPLTGFASDWGEKLAGMSAGLIERSRIDKLVRSYKGSASGKGTKPPPQQQQQQQQQQQPAKVENNVVRAPVASPPEVDVDVEADAAEDETDEAKVPVDAEERKRREMAARTMELQRAALERERVAREDREAAAAAEAAAREQVEQAEQAAQAERLEQAEQAEQVEEATAEEDVESVEEEEPPMTRSEAEFEAMAALEAAAQAAADLQSVIEDDSIDEEEKAFLAAEAADAAMTIMDEAREVVTTQSDIEKLEKFQRELEEREAVRRREQVKRYNENREREQREKQRIEREQREEAQRKIKEEREAKERDGRVGHAKFADGKKDEDVNFAQRVRAASVDAERVNKKAEMTFEQKKEMDFAARVKAAMEQAQQTPDFKFGADSEDDEAEEDGPESEAETGKEPEPEPEKEVEKIESASAAVVEKVERKEQKTVKEKKVEEIAKKEEHPKVEADKGVEAEEDVKADKDVEAGEDVDDDGDACEDGELTLECLGMPDDDFADDDFFSRVEAAAREAEEMDLAERIERGEAVPTPTPEPEDDEDEKALAALEAEREWKEEEARQRRERKKEEDEVWAAAAKAKQEEIAEQMKKAAEAEKEWEQMMAAADDDDVGAEGAKASAEWPIPGTAAYKAREIIAPPPAMPPGLNGTDAEVDEEAVRAYFADEEKRKAEAKAEKEEEEAKAKAEKEKEAKAKAEKEKEEAKTKAEKEKDVADKKDDEAPPKKKKGGKFAAMLDDDAVESDWKNRNKPPASSLDKKKKEEEPEKKEEPKREQEPKTGQEPKTDLDAAQAKVDEKKAKLAELRGEPVAPETSEEKKERELAVSRLVGDAIENVVDKLNVEALSDCDDDDYTDSEECAEDFVEPPEPKGEPERKPEPPAEEPKAEAKKTELPPLPPIGTEERTYSLFGADPNAPREPEPVDEVSEEPPGGWPASALLKPGEHELMTPGAGMGHAMDSSEIHPEDAGDHFFDSRVAQQLAKAKEISGDSSFDEEDDDDLDFDERVARALEEADYRQRPVDSEGDADFIQSQVDAQLEEEGERAVELWSEDADHVGWETRQSLDGSPREPWFVKPEEHELGTQWDHKVLSVLSERYGPGYLGEGVDPRFGVAAGWNWKNGGLKPSPAKLEMIAAYEGLEHISPPPFDFEENDEEIARLQRERNWEKENPNQAALGVVPLMPGPPETGPPSPNKSWDADDVREHMVPPQRGKFGKQPDPPELYYQPTRDQLNEDQANETEAPEGSQTREQDVPETIVEAVEKKVEKKNGAAAKAEAVPFPEEGEVGAGNRKSSFSPPAAEAVVKKEEKKEEKKEEKKEEAAPKPKKKGKWGALMED, from the exons ATGAGCTCGTCTGCGggcctcgcctcgcgcgtcgccacgccggcggcgctccgGGGCTCGgaccgcgaacgcggccgGCGTGATCGCCGTtcgtgcgtcgtcgtcaaggcGAGGAGGGGCGTTTCG TCGCTCAGCGGAGAGCCTtacgatcgtcgcggcgacgtccgcagGCCCGATCTCCCACGGCTCGACGCCGGACCCCCGCTCGTGGACTCCCCCGCGCGATACGCGGACGACTCCGATCTCGCatccgcgagcggcgacgtcgtgacCACGATGTGGCTCCCCATGCGCGACATGGGCCTCGGAGACGCCGGCACCGACGTGGGGATGCTCCAGGAAGCCTTCGGGCTCCCAGCCACCGGCGTGTACGATAAGAACACGTCGAGGAAGATCGCCCAGTGGCAGGCGGCGAACAACCTCCCGCGGTCGGGCtacttcggcgccgcgtccagggaGGTCTTCGCCAGGTCGGCTCAGATGCAGATGCGCAGGGTGGTGGTCACGTCCGAGACGTACGGCACCGGGGCTGCGACGCACCCGgtcgagcgcccgcgccgcgcgccgacgaccaaCATCCGCGTGAcggtcggcgtcgacccggtCGGTGCatccggggcgacgcgaccgcccccGCATCAGGGAGTCGCGTCGTTACTCGGGTGGTCGCTGGGGTTCACCGCGATCGCCACCGGGGCGATCAAaatccgcgacggcgtcaagaggagcgcgtcgaggaaaAAGACCGACTTGGGGTACtacgcgtcgcgtcgcgcggcggcgcagctcgcgggggcgccgcgacgaacgacgacgtcggacgaagacgacgtcgGATACGACTTTAACAGACGTTTCACCGATCAGACGCCGAAGCGTCGaccggacgccgtcgtcgcgcgggcgtcgtcgtcgcggcacACGCCCGTCAGCGGCGATTACTCCACGTTCGGGCACACCGCGGACGGGCGGGCCCGGCGCGgtgccggagccggagccggggGCGgagccgggggcggcgcggcggtatCCGAGAGGCCTCGCCAGTCGGCGCCGGAGCGACGGGGGGGCTCCGAGGGATCGGCCCCGCTCACAGGGTTCGCGAGCGATTGGGGCGAAAAGCTCGCGGGCATGTCCGCCGGTCTCATCGAGCGTTCGAGGATAGACAAGCTGGTTCGCTCTTACAAGGGAAGCGCCAGCGGGAAGGGGacgaaaccgccgccgcagcagcagcagcaacaaCAGCAGCAGCAACAGCCGGCGAAGGTTGAGAACaacgtcgtgcgcgcgcccgtggcgtcgccgcccgaggtcgacgtcgacgtcgaggcggacgcggcggaagACGAGACCGACGAGGCGAAGGTTCCGgttgacgccgaggagcggaAGAGGCGCGAGatggcggcgcgcacgatGGAACTCCAGAGAGCCGCGCTGGAACGCGAGAGGGTGGCGCGTGAGGACAgagaagccgccgccgccgctgaagccgccgctcgggagcaggtggagcaggcggagcaggcggcgcaggcggagcgtttggagcaggcggagcaggcggagCAGGTGGAGGAAGCCACTGCCGAGGAAGACGTCGAGtcggtcgaggaggaggagccgccGATGACCAGGTCCGAGGCTGAGTTTGAGGCGATGGCCGccctcgaggccgccgcTCAGGCAGCCGCCGACCTCCAATCCGTGATCGAGGACGACtccatcgacgaggaggagaaggccttcctcgccgccgaagccgccgacgccgcgatgacaATCATGGACGAGGCCAGGGAGGTCGTCACGACGCAGTCCGACATCGAGAAGCTCGAGAAGttccagcgcgagctcgaggagcgcgaggcggtgcgAAGGCGCGAGCAGGTGAAGCGGTACAACGAGAACCGCGAGCGAGAGCAGCGCGAGAAGCAGCGAATCGAACGCGAAcagagggaggaggcgcagcggaagatcaaggaggagagggaggccaaggagagggacggccgcgtcggtcACGCCAAGTTCGCGGATGgcaagaaggacgaggacgtcaaCTTTGCGCAGCGGGTCCGAGCCGCCAGCGTGGACGCCGAGAGGGTGAACAAGAAGGCGGAGATGACGTTTGAGCAGAAGAAGGAGATGgacttcgcggcgcgcgtgaaGGCGGCCATGGAGCAGGCGCAGCAGACGCCCGATTTCAAGTTTGGGGCGgactccgaggacgacgaggccgaggaagATGGGCCAGAGTCTGAAGCCGAGACCGGGaaggagcccgagccggaaCCCGAGAAGGAGGTCGAGAAGATCgagtccgcctccgccgccgtcgtcgagaagGTTGAGAGGAAGGAACAGAAGACGgtcaaggagaagaaggtcGAGGAGATtgcgaagaaggaggagcaTCCGAAGGTCGAGGCTGACaagggcgtcgaggctgaggaggacgTCAAGGCTGAcaaggacgtcgaggctggggaggacgtcgacgacgacggcgacgcctgCGAGGACGGCGAACTGACCCTGGAGTGCCTCGGCATGCCGGACGACGATTTCGCAGACGACGACTTCTTCTcccgcgtcgaagccgccgcgagggaggctgaggagatgGACCTCGCCGAACGcatcgaacgcggcgaggcggtcccgacgcccacgcccgagccggaggatgacgaggacgagaaggccctcgcggcgctcgaggctgagcgcgagtggaaggaggaggaggcgcgtcaacgccgagagcgcaagaaggaggaggacgaggtctgggccgccgccgccaaggccaagcaggaggagatcgccgaacagatgaagaaggcggccgaggctgagaaggagTGGGAACAGATGatggcggccgcggacgacgacgacgtcggcgccgagggcgccaagGCTTCCGCCGAGTGGCCGATAcccgggacggcggcgtacaAGGCTCGCGAGAtcatcgcgccgccacccgcgatGCCCCCGGGTCTCAACGGaacggacgcggaggtggacgaggaggcggtgcgcgcgtacttcgcggacgaggagaagaggaaggccgaggccaaggctgagaaggaagaggaagaagccaaggccaaggctgagaaggaaAAGGAagccaaggccaaggctgagaaggagaaggaggaagCCAAGACTAAGGCTGAGAAGGAGAAAGACGTCGCtgacaagaaggacgacgaggcgcctcccaagaagaagaagggcggtaagttcgcggcgatgctggacgacgacgccgtcgagtcCGACTGGAAGAACCGCAACAAACCCCCGGCTTCAAGCCTCGACAAGAaaaagaaggaggaggaacccgagaagaaggaggaacCCAAGAGGGAGCAAGAACCCAAGACCGGGCAAGAACCCAAGacggacctcgacgccgcgcaggccaaagtcgacgagaagaaggccaagctcgcggagctccggggcgaacccgtcgcgcccgagacCTCCGAGGAaaagaaggagcgcgagctcgcggtgtcgcgactcgtcggcgacgccatcgaaaATGTGGTCGACAAGCTgaacgtcgaggcgctcagcgactgcgacgacgacgactacaCCGACAGCGAGGAGTGCGCCGAGGACTTCGTCGAGCCGCCCGAGCCCAAGGGGGAGCCGGAGCGGAagcccgagccgcccgcggaggagcccaaggctgaggccaaaAAGACGGAGCTCCCGCCGCTTCCCCCGATTGGCACCGAGGAGAGGACGTACTCGCTGTTCGGCGCCGATCCcaacgccccgcgcgagcccgagcccgtggATGAGGTTTCCGAGGAACCGCCGGGCGGGtggccggcgtccgcgctgctCAAACCCGGGGAGCACGAGTTGATGACGCCCGGAGCCGGGATGGGCCACGCGATGGATTCTTCGGAGATTCATccggaggacgccggcgaccaCTTCTTcgactcgcgcgtcgcgcagcagctcgccaaggcgaaggagatcAGCGGCGATTCGtccttcgacgaggaggacgacgacgacctggacttcgacgagcgcgtggcgcgggcgctcgaaGAGGCGGATTACCGCCAGCGCCCCGTCGActcggagggcgacgcggacttTATCCAGTCGCAGGTTGACGCGcagctggaggaggagggcgagcgcgcggtggagctcTGGTCCGAGGACGCGGATCACGTGGGATGGGAGACGCGTCAGTCCCTGGACGGGTCCCCGCGCGAGCCCTGGTTCGTCAAACCCGAGGAGCACGAGCTGGGTACCCAGTGGGACCACAAGGTCCTCTCCGTCCTCTCGGAGCGGTACGGCCCGGGgtacctcggcgagggcgtggacccgcgcttcggcgtcgccgcgggatggAACTGGAAGAACGGCGGGTTGAAGCCCTCccccgccaagctcgagatGATCGCGGCGTACGAGGGCCTGGAACACATATCGCCGCCCCCGTTTGATTTCGAAGAAAACGACGAAGAGATCGCTCGgctgcagcgcgagcgcaaCTGGGAAAAGGAAAATCCCAACCaggccgccctcggcgtcgttccGCTGATGCCGGGCCCGCCCGAGACtggtccgccgtcgcccaatAAGTCgtgggacgcggacgacgtgagGGAACACATGGTTCCGCCCCAGCGGGGTAAGTTTGGCAAGCAACCCGATCCCCCCGAGCTGTACTATCAGCCCACCCGGGACCAACTCAACGAGGACCAGGCGAACGAGACCGAGGCGCCCGAGGGGTCCCAGACTCGGGAACAAGACGTCCCCGAGACGATCGTCGAGGCTGTGGAGAAGAAAGTGGAGAAGaagaacggcgccgccgccaaggcggaggcggtgccTTTcccggaggagggcgaggtggGGGCTGGCAACAGGAAGTcgagcttctcgccgcccgccgcggaggccgtggtgaagaaggaggagaagaaggaggagaagaaggaggagaagaaggaggaggcggcgccaaagcccaagaagaagggcaagTGGGGCGCGCTCATGGAAGACTAA
- a CDS encoding predicted protein — translation MTSRRQALTLLALLVALGVANAQISTVDPNTGGGGTGGGGTGTGGGDASGGGAGAPAGDDAGAGDDTPPPPPPPPPPPQVTMYGSIPLVEGRDHVGPVSEQTGYRYKDLQDVIDAAEADPRVETRDALVEKYGEFGEDTASNETGADGEEKEKPSPLSFLYGVDESSAEFNKRLICRRGCVDPLLDVNLVWCAGVVNYAFCNRTITGPSEVSVLNMESGAIAAYMSLSRKVPNTDSACKMMLRSWMCYEFFNRCNADGTQFYPVCYTTCQAARFACGNPDWIDCDEEVEELEGGYPDEWRGPDGSYIRGLKPDGQMGNPVFEQDALRCTGGSGRRYGAAPAFAAFVSSLVSVVLLVS, via the coding sequence atgacgtcgcgcAGGCAGGCGCTCAcgctgctcgcgctgctggtcgcgctcggcgtggcgAACGCCCAGATCAGCACGGTCGACCCcaacaccggcggcggcggcactgGGGGAGGAGGCACCGGCACCGGAGGGGGCGATGCGTCAGGCGGGGGTGCGggcgcacccgcgggggacgacgccggcgccggggacgacacgccgccgcctcctcctcctcccccacCTCCGCCTCAGGTCACGATGTACGGCAGCATACCTCTCGTCGAGGGTAGGGACCACGTCGGCCCGGTGAGCGAGCAGACCGGGTACAGGTACAAGGATCTGCaggacgtcatcgacgccgccgaggcggacccgcgcgtggagacccgcgacgcgctcgtggaaAAGTACGGAGAATTCGGCGAGGACACCGCCTCGAacgagacgggcgcggacggcgaagAGAAGGAGAAACCCTCCCCGCTGAGCTTCCTctacggcgtcgacgagagCTCGGCGGAATTCAACAAGAGGCTCATCTGCCGGCGAGGTTGCGTGGACCCCCTGCTGGACGTTAACCTCGTGTGGTGCGCGGGCGTGGTCAATTACGCCTTCTGCAACCGCACGATAACGGGTCCGAGCGAGGTGAGCGTCTTAAACATGGAatccggcgcgatcgccgcgtacaTGTCGCTGTCGCGCAAGGTGCCAAACACGGATAGCGCGTGCAAGATGATGCTGCGATCGTGGATGTGCTACGAGTTCTTCAACCGGTGCAACGCTGACGGCACCCAGTTCTACCCGGTGTGTTACACCACCTGCCaggccgcgaggttcgcgtgCGGCAACCCCGACTGGATAGAttgcgacgaggaggtggaggagctgGAAGGGGGATACCCGGATGAGTGGCGGGGTCCCGACGGGTCGTACATAAGGGGGCTCAAACCGGACGGGCAGATGGGAAACCCGGTGTTCGAGCAGGACGCGCTGCGTTGCACGGGGGGTTCGGGGAGGAGgtacggcgcggcgcccgcgtttgCCGCGTTCGTGTCGTCGCTCGTGTCGGTGGTTTTGTTAGTTAGTTAG